From one Gossypium hirsutum isolate 1008001.06 chromosome D08, Gossypium_hirsutum_v2.1, whole genome shotgun sequence genomic stretch:
- the LOC107916872 gene encoding uncharacterized oxidoreductase At4g09670, producing the protein MAETEVAQVRFGIVGCANIARKVARAINLASNSILHAIASRSIDKAKQFASDNGLDPRVKIYGSYDQLLDDPSVDAVYMPLPTTLHVHWAVMAAQKGKHVLIEKPTALDVGELDTILEACQSNGLQFMDGSMWLHHPRTVKMKEMLFDSKLLGDVNYIYSTSTTSASPEFFENDIRVKGNLDSLGALGDLGWYCLGAVLWAKNYQLPTVVTALPDVTTNSDGVIVSFSASIQYKEPSSSGATTNAIIHCSFLADTSMDLTITGSKGSLNLNDFIIPQRESSASFEFTLGAKFVNLHIGWNVKPERVVVNCDELPQEGLMVKEFTRIVAGIRTTPGVLPDPKWPEISRKTQMLVAAVKKSVDLGCKPVYF; encoded by the exons atggctGAAACCGAAGTAGCTCAAGTTCGTTTCGGCATCGTGGGATGTGCAAACATAGCAAGAAAAGTGGCCAGAGCCATTAACTTAGCCTCTAATTCCATCCTCCACGCCATCGCCAGCCGCTCCATAGACAAAGCAAAGCAATTCGCAAGTGACAACGGATTGGACCCAAGGGTCAAGATTTACGGGAGCTACGACCAACTGCTGGATGACCCGTCGGTGGATGCGGTGTACATGCCATTGCCGACTACCTTGCACGTCCATTGGGCTGTCATGGCTGCCCAAAAAGGCAAGCATGTGCTGATCGAGAAACCGACGGCTCTTGATGTGGGTGAGCTTGATACAATACTTGAAGCATGTCAATCTAATGGCCTGCAGTTTATGGATGGGTCGATGTGGTTACACCATCCTAGGACTGTTAAAATGAAGGAGATGCTTTTTGATTCCAAGCTTTTAGGAGACGTCAATTAT ATATACAGCACATCAACAACTTCAGCATCCCCTGAATTCTTTGAGAATGACATAAGAGTAAAAGGAAACCTGGATAGTCTCGGAGCATTGGGTGACCTTGGCTGGTACTGCCTCGGAGCTGTATTATGGGCCAAAAACTACCAGCTCCCAACCGTAGTCACCGCCCTACCGGACGTCACTACAAACTCCGATGGAGTCATCGTCTCCTTCTCAGCTTCCATTCAGTATAAAGAACCATCATCATCAGGAGCCACGACCAACGCAATCATTCACTGCTCTTTCCTCGCCGATACATCCATGGACTTGACCATAACTGGTTCCAAAGGTTCCTTGAATCTCAACGACTTCATCATCCCGCAACGAGAGAGCTCCGCATCGTTCGAGTTCACGTTGGGTGCAAAGTTTGTGAATCTTCATATCGGGTGGAATGTGAAGCCTGAGAGAGTAGTTGTGAATTGTGATGAGCTACCACAGGAGGGTTTGATGGTAAAGGAATTTACGAGGATTGTTGCGGGGATTAGAACAACACCTGGGGTGTTGCCGGATCCTAAATGGCCTGAGATTAGTAGAAAGACTCAGATGCTAGTGGCTGCAGTGAAGAAATCTGTTGATCTTGGTTGTAAGCCTGTTTATTTTTGA
- the LOC107916899 gene encoding microsomal glutathione S-transferase 3, whose protein sequence is MEFLAKEYGYVALVVVAYCFLSIWMGIQVGMARKKYKVYYPTLYALESENKDAKLFNCVQRGHQNSLEMMPMFFVLMILGGMAHPCISAALGLFYTVTRYFYFTGYSTGDPQKRLTIGKYGFLALLGLKICTISLAINLLRQ, encoded by the exons ATGGAGTTTTTAGCTAAAGAATACGGGTACGTAGCGTTAGTGGTGGTGGCTTACTGCTTTCTCAGCATATGGATGGGTATCCAAGTAGGGATGGCTCGCAAGAAGTATAAGGTTTATTACCCCACCCTTTACGCTCTTGAATCCGAGAACAAAGATGCAAAGCTCTTCAACTGTGTTCag AGAGGGCATCAAAACTCGCTGGAGATGATGCCTATGTTCTTTGTACTGATGATTTTGGGAGGGATGGCTCATCCTTGCATCTCCGCTGCGCTTGGACTTTTTTACACCGTCACCCGTTATTTCTACTTCACCGGCTATTCCACCGGAGATCCCCAGAAACGTCTCACTATTGG GAAATATGGGTTCTTGGCATTGCTGGGGCTCAAGATTTGCACTATTTCATTAGCAATAAACCTGCTCCGACAATGA
- the LOC107916881 gene encoding probable polyamine oxidase 4 translates to MDLLRFQGIERQEEAAVPCVIVIGGGISGLAAARTLTDASFKVILLESRERLGGRIHTDFSFGCPVDMGASWLHGVCNENPLAPLISSLGLKLYRTSGDNSVLYDHDLESYTLFDMDGRKVPQEIVVEVGDVFKRILKETEKVRDEHKKDMSVLKAISIVLERNPELRQEGLAYEVMQWYICRMEAWFAADTDMISLKCWDQEQVLLGGHGLMVQGYDPIIKELAKDIDVRLNHRVSKISRGCDKVVVKVENGLSFIADAAIVTVPLGVLKANLIQFEPKLPEWKVAAISDIGVGNENKIALLFDRVFWPNVELLGIVARTSYSCGYFLNLHKATGHPILVYMAAGRFADDLEKFSDEYAVKFVMSQLKKMFPDATEPVQYLVSHWGTDPNSLGCYSYDPVGMAGDVYDKLREPLDNLFFGGEAVTEEHQGSVHGAYSSGVLAARNCENHLLERLGDFRKLQLISFSGDALLEPIFPLQISRM, encoded by the exons ATGGATCTGCTCCGCTTCCAAG GCATTGAGAGGCAGGAGGAGGCAGCAGTTCCCTGTGTCATTGTGATAGGAGGTGGTATTTCCGGCCTTGCTGCCGCTCGGACTCTGACTGATGCTTCTTTCAAG GTAATCCTGTTGGAATCACGAGAAAGACTTGGTGGTCGCATCCATACTGATTTCTCTTTTGGTTGCCCCGTGGATATGGGAGCTTCATG GCTACACGGGGTATGCAATGAGAATCCCTTAGCTCCATTAATATCCTCTCTGGGCCTTAAATTGTACCGTACTAGTGGTGACAATTCTGTGTTGTATGACCATGATTTGGAAAG TTATACACTTTTTGATATGGATGGCCGTAAAGTTCCACAAGAGATTGTTGTTGAAGTTGGAGATGTATTCAAGAGAATACTCAAAGAG ACTGAGAAAGTACGGGACGAACACAAGAAGGACATGTCAGTCCTTAAAGCAATATCAATTGTGCTAGAAAGGAATCCTGAGTTAAG ACAAGAGGGACTTGCCTATGAAGTGATGCAGTGGTACATATGTAGAATGGAAGCTTGGTTTGCTGCAGATACAGATATGATATCCTTGAAATGCTGGGATCAG GAACAAGTCCTTTTGGGTGGTCATGGACTTATGGTGCAGGGTTATGACCCCATAATAAAAGAACTTGCTAAAGATATTGATGTTCGCTTGAATCATAG GGTTTCTAAAATATCCAGAGGATGTGATAAGGTGGTGGTCAAAGTTGAGAACGGATTGAGCTTCATTGCTGATGCTGCTATAGTAACTGTACCCCTCGGGGTTCTTAAAGCCAATTTGATTCAGTTTGAACCAAAGTTGCCAGAGTGGAAGGTTGCTGCAATTTCAGATATTGGTGTTGGTAACGAAAACAAGATTGCCTTACTATTCGACCGAGTCTTTTGGCCAAATGTTGAGCTGTTAGGCATTGTTGCACGCACTTCTTATTCTTGTGGTTATTTTCTCAATCTTCACAAGGCAACAGGCCATCCTATTCTTGTCTATATGGCTGCTGGAAGATTTGCTGACGATCTCGAGAAGTTTTCTGATGAATATGCTGTGAAATTTGTGATGTCgcagttgaagaaaatgtttcCTGATGCAACTGAGCCG GTACAATATCTGGTGTCACATTGGGGAACAGATCCAAACTCCCTTGGCTGTTATTCATATGATCCAGTCGGGATGGCAGGAGATGTGTATGATAAGCTTAGAGAACCTTTGGATAATCTTTTCTTTGGAGGGGAAGCAGTTACCGAGGAGCACCAAGGGTCGGTGCACGGAGCTTACTCTTCTGGAGTCCTGGCTGCCAGAAACTGTGAGAACCATCTCTTAGAGAGATTAGGTGACTTTAGAAAGCTCCAGCTGATCTCCTTTAGTGGTGATGCATTATTAGAACCCATATTTCCTCTCCAGATATCTAGGATGTGA
- the LOC107916888 gene encoding uncharacterized protein, with translation MGRWSQFVVAVTILAVGLLSASATARPCKTFFVASYSFSFENPNDPSSSTGFVTVFTEIGQLNVVPPRPKPSDVLSSLRERSKDILSVVVALLFGVGSGALTAATLYLVWTLFSARSDYHRACLEDDESDGELSPKKIGYVTIPTVNVKEVN, from the coding sequence ATGGGAAGGTGGAGTCAATTCGTGGTTGCGGTGACTATTCTGGCGGTGGGCCTCCTTTCGGCATCAGCCACCGCTAGACCCTGCAAGACATTCTTCGTCGCCTCCTATTCTTTCTCTTTTGAAAACCCTAACGACCCTTCTTCCTCCACCGGATTCGTCACCGTCTTCACCGAGATCGGTCAATTGAACGTCGTACCACCAAGACCCAAGCCCTCCGATGTCTTGAGCTCTCTCCGTGAGCGCAGTAAGGACATCCTTAGCGTGGTCGTCGCTCTTCTCTTCGGCGTCGGTAGCGGCGCTCTCACGGCGGCTACCCTCTACTTGGTCTGGACCCTCTTCTCGGCCCGGTCTGATTATCATCGTGCTTGTTTGGAGGATGATGAGAGCGACGGAGAACTTAGCCCTAAGAAGATTGGGTATGTAACAATTCCCACCGTTAACGTTAAGGAAGTCAATTGA